In the genome of Dromiciops gliroides isolate mDroGli1 chromosome 1, mDroGli1.pri, whole genome shotgun sequence, the window ATGGCCCTTAGTTCTCCGTTCTCCAGGTTGCCTGGGTGAATGTGCTCGTGGCTCATAGACCATTCATTGATAGAGGTGGAAGGGAGCTGGCGGGAGAGTAGACGCAGATGATATTTGGGGATCGTGGAAATGCCATGAAGGAAGGtgagtcgggggggggggggatgagggagaggaaaaggttaTTAGTTACAGAGATTGAGGTTGGGGGAGAGGCACCCAAATAGGACACAGGAAGAAAAGGCAGTTCAACCTTACCTTGCTGACTACGTTTTGGACGAGACCGGCTCGGATGCGGTAATGCCATTGGTGGCATTGGCAGTTGGTGGAGTTGAGGTCTTCCTTGTCTGGAGGGGGCTGCAGAGGCAGCGTGTAGTCCACCTCTGCACTTCCCAGGCTACTATTGCTCAGGTTGCTCACCGGTCTCCAGGTGGTGGTGGAAAAGGTTGCTGGAGTACTCGTCCCGTTCCCAAAGTCACCAATGCCCACCCTGCCAGTGGCGGTGGCCCCCACGAAACCAGTTCCTTCCTGGGGCCCCCGGCACGAGAATTCCGGCTGGTCCAAGAGAAAAGAGTCCGAGAATTGACTGAAGCCAATAAACAGCGCCGGGATCCAGGTGAGGATCACCAACGTCTTCTGGTAGCCTCCGCCCAGCCCCCCGAGGAAGGGCAGCACCGACCCATCGTAGTCCAGGAGCAGGAGACTCGGTGCCGAGGACGAGGAGCAGCAGCTGGGCTGCGGGGCGCCTCCGGGGGCCCCGGGGGCCGGGATAGGCGGCAGGGTCTGGATGTCCCCCACGTCGACGGCCGGACCTCCCAGGGGGGCTGCCGCAGCTGCAGCCTCCCCGGCCGGCAGGGAACCGTTCTCCTCCGGAGGAGGCTGGTGGCGTCTCGGCCCGCCGCCTCCCGCCTCACGTCGCCGGTCTATCGCCATCCTCGCGACCCGCCACACGGAGAGATGCACATAGAGAGAGGGGGAGGCGAGGGAGCCGCCGCCGGTGCCACTACTGCGGCGCCTCCTTCGGCGCCCTGCCTGCCCGGGCCTGAGAGCAATGCCaatttgggtttaaaaaaataataaaatctgcggtttaaaaaaaaaaagataccccccacccctcccccgtcccctcttccttcttttctccctcctcctcctcctccttcccggGAATGAGTACAGGATCGTGAAGCGCACGGCCGGCGGCCGCTGCGTCCCGCCGCTGGCGCTCCTAGCCCCAGGTCAGTCTATGCGTCAAGCCGTGCCCATGTCGCCCTGGGCCGGGCACCCGCTGCCCGctagcttcccctccctccccgggAGCCGAGAGGTCTCGGAGCGAAGCCGCTGCCGGagcttcttctgctgctgctgctcctgccgTCCTTCGGCCCGGGCTGCAGCAGCTCCGCCACCCGCCGAGGACGGACGTGCCGCTCGCCCCGGCGGCGGGCAGGGGCTCCGGGGGGCGGGAGAGGCCGGCTCCCGGGAAACGGGACCGCAGCCTGGCTCCCCCGGCTTCTTAGCCGCCGCCGCCACCggcgctgccgccgccgctgcagTCGCAGTCTCTGCGGCCCCGGCACATCGGCTTTTCCTGGCCGGGGGGTGCGGACGGGCGGCGAGAAgactcttctcctcctcctccttcttcttctcctcctcgaGGAGCTGAGACCCGCGATCCGGAGGAGCCGAGCTAGGCTGCGGCAGCCAGGGAAGGAGGAGCCGAGCTCCGCTCCGCTCCGCTCCGCAAGCCGGCGGCGCTGCGCCCCAGAGGAGCCGGCTCCCGTGTGCagccagggatgggggaggggtggtgacgggggagggggcggcgcggagcgggggaggggggagggacgaGGGAGGGGGAAGCCTGAGAGAGAGCTCCACTCCTTCCTTCTACTCCCCTCCCGTTTTTCTTGATTGCGCTCTGGACGCCTCCCGGAAGCCAGGACCTCGAATCCCAACCTGCACAGCCGGccagtctccttccctc includes:
- the SLC22A23 gene encoding solute carrier family 22 member 23 isoform X2, with product MAIDRRREAGGGGPRRHQPPPEENGSLPAGEAAAAAAPLGGPAVDVGDIQTLPPIPAPGAPGGAPQPSCCSSSSAPSLLLLDYDGSVLPFLGGLGGGYQKTLVILTWIPALFIGFSQFSDSFLLDQPEFSCRGPQEGTGFVGATATGRVGIGDFGNGTSTPATFSTTTWRPVSNLSNSSLGSAEVDYTLPLQPPPDKEDLNSTNCQCHQWHYRIRAGLVQNVVSKWDLVCDSAWKVHIAKFSLLVGLIFGYLITGCIADLVGRRPVLLFSIIFILIFGLTVALSVNVTMFSTLRFFEGFCLAGIILTLYALKADILVT